Proteins encoded together in one Calonectris borealis chromosome W, bCalBor7.hap1.2, whole genome shotgun sequence window:
- the LOC142074970 gene encoding avidin-like codes for MSHRLLSALALPVGAALAAAAARSQVEAGTRPLETLPLAPWRCDLTGWWENELGSRMHASTVDSQGDFSGEYHTTVSSAQKPIEPSPLVGSQHLDEDGQRTFGFTVNWKKFSDSTAVFVSQCFAGTGGEEVLQTTWLLWEKVNSLPSNWKATRTGCNIFIWMG; via the exons ATGAGCCACCGCCTCCTCTCCGCCCTCGCCCTGCCCGTCGGGGCGGCCCTGGCCGCGGCCGCGGCGAGGAGCCAGGTGGAAGCGGGGACACGC CCCCTGGAGACACTCCCACTCGCTCCCTGGCGGTGCGACCTGACCGGCTGGTGGGAGAATGAGCTGGGCTCCAGGATGCACGCGTCCACGGTTGACAGCCAGGGTGACTTCTCCGGCGAGTACCACACCACTGTGTCGAGTGCCCAGAAACCCATCGAGCCATCCCCCCTTGTTGGGTCCCAGCACTTGGACGAGGATGGGCAGCGCACCTTTGGCTTCACTGTCAACTGGAAGAAGTTTTCTG ACTCCACAGCTGTCTTCGTGAGCCAGTGCTTCGCTGGGACCGGCGGGGAGGAGGTCCTGCAGACCACCTGGCTGCTGTGGGAGAAGGTCAACTCCCTGCCCAGCAACTGGAAAGCCACCAG GACTGGCTGCAACATCTTCATTTGGATGGGCtga